A window of the Streptomyces sp. NBC_00250 genome harbors these coding sequences:
- a CDS encoding heavy-metal-associated domain-containing protein: MGSCCTPDNSCSTTEATAVAVADSTVTVYAVSGMTCGHCKSAITKSVSALDGVISVDVDVAGGLVTVTTGGEPDDAAITAAVDDAGYELTGRA; encoded by the coding sequence ATGGGCTCCTGCTGCACCCCCGACAACAGCTGCTCGACCACGGAGGCCACCGCCGTCGCGGTCGCCGACAGCACCGTCACGGTCTACGCCGTCTCCGGCATGACCTGCGGCCACTGCAAGTCCGCGATCACCAAGTCCGTCAGCGCGCTCGACGGCGTCATCTCGGTGGACGTCGACGTCGCCGGCGGTCTGGTGACCGTGACCACGGGCGGCGAGCCCGACGACGCGGCGATCACCGCGGCGGTCGACGACGCGGGCTACGAGCTCACCGGCCGCGCCTGA
- a CDS encoding heavy metal translocating P-type ATPase: MTTTTPGTAQVELAIGGMTCASCAARIEKKLNRMDGVEATVNYATEKAKVTFDADIDVAALIATVEATGYTAAEPAPPETEAPGAPEGPSDEEKADAALLPLKQRLVTAVSLAVPVIAMAMIPALQIEYWQWLSLTLAAPVVVYAAWPFHRAAWTNAKHGAATMDTLISVGTIAAFLWSLWALFFGTAGTPGMTHPFEFTIARTDGAGNIYLEAAAGVTAFILAGRYFEARSKRKAGAALKALMQLGAKEVTVLRGGQEVTVPTADLQVGDRFLVRPGEKIATDGTVVEGSSAVDASMLTGESVPVEVSVGDSVTGATLNAGGRLVVEATRVGSDTQLARMAKLVEDAQNGKAAAQRLADRISAVFVPVVIALALGTLGFWLGTGQGLTAAFTAAVAVLIIACPCALGLATPTALMVGTGRGAQLGILIKGPEVLETTRKVDTIVLDKTGTVTTGRMTLIKVHTAEGVDEKDVLRLAGALEHSSEHPIAQAVATGAAAKVGKLPTPEDFANIPGLGVQGIVDGHAVLVGREKLLDEWAMALPAGLKSAKDTAEKAGKTAIAVAWDGEARAVLEVADAVKETSAEAIKRLRALGLTPILLTGDNKAVAEAVAAEVGIDEVIAEVMPQDKVDVVKKLQAEGRSVAMVGDGVNDAAALAQADLGLAMGTGTDAAIEAGDLTLVRGDLRAAADAIRLSRKTLGTIRSNLFWAFAYNVAALPLAAAGLLNPMIAGAAMAFSSVFVVGNSLRLRGFQAADR; the protein is encoded by the coding sequence ATGACAACGACGACACCGGGCACCGCCCAGGTCGAGCTCGCCATCGGCGGCATGACCTGCGCCTCGTGTGCGGCCCGTATCGAGAAGAAGCTCAACCGGATGGACGGGGTCGAGGCCACCGTCAACTACGCGACCGAGAAGGCCAAGGTCACCTTCGACGCCGACATCGACGTCGCCGCGCTGATCGCCACCGTCGAGGCCACCGGCTACACCGCCGCCGAGCCCGCGCCCCCCGAGACCGAGGCCCCCGGCGCTCCGGAGGGCCCCTCCGACGAGGAGAAGGCCGACGCGGCACTGCTGCCCCTCAAGCAGCGGCTGGTCACCGCCGTCTCGCTCGCCGTGCCGGTCATCGCCATGGCGATGATCCCGGCGCTCCAGATCGAGTACTGGCAGTGGCTGAGCCTCACGCTCGCCGCGCCGGTCGTCGTGTACGCCGCCTGGCCGTTCCACCGCGCCGCCTGGACCAACGCCAAGCACGGCGCCGCCACCATGGACACGCTGATCTCGGTCGGCACCATCGCCGCGTTTCTCTGGTCCCTGTGGGCACTGTTCTTCGGGACCGCCGGTACGCCGGGGATGACCCACCCGTTCGAGTTCACGATCGCCCGCACCGACGGCGCCGGGAACATCTACCTGGAGGCCGCGGCCGGCGTCACCGCCTTCATCCTCGCCGGCCGGTACTTCGAGGCCCGCTCGAAGCGGAAGGCGGGCGCCGCGCTCAAGGCGCTGATGCAGCTGGGCGCCAAGGAGGTCACCGTTCTGCGCGGCGGCCAGGAGGTCACCGTACCGACGGCCGACCTCCAGGTCGGCGACCGCTTCCTGGTCCGTCCGGGCGAGAAGATCGCCACCGACGGCACCGTCGTCGAGGGCTCCTCCGCCGTCGACGCCTCCATGCTCACCGGCGAGTCCGTGCCGGTCGAGGTCTCCGTCGGGGACTCCGTCACCGGCGCCACCCTGAACGCCGGCGGCCGTCTCGTCGTCGAGGCCACCCGCGTCGGGTCCGACACCCAGCTCGCCCGCATGGCCAAGCTCGTCGAGGACGCACAGAACGGCAAGGCCGCCGCCCAGCGCCTCGCCGACCGGATCTCGGCCGTCTTCGTACCCGTAGTCATCGCGCTCGCGCTCGGCACCCTCGGCTTCTGGCTGGGTACGGGGCAGGGGCTGACCGCGGCCTTCACCGCCGCCGTGGCCGTACTGATCATCGCCTGCCCCTGCGCCCTCGGCCTGGCCACCCCGACCGCCCTCATGGTCGGCACCGGCCGCGGCGCGCAGCTCGGCATCCTCATCAAGGGACCCGAGGTCCTGGAGACCACCCGCAAGGTCGACACGATCGTCCTCGACAAGACCGGCACCGTCACCACCGGCCGGATGACCCTCATCAAGGTCCACACCGCCGAGGGCGTGGACGAGAAGGACGTCCTGCGGCTCGCGGGCGCCCTGGAGCACTCCTCCGAGCACCCGATCGCCCAGGCCGTCGCCACCGGCGCCGCCGCCAAGGTGGGGAAGCTGCCCACCCCCGAGGACTTCGCCAACATCCCCGGGCTCGGCGTGCAGGGCATCGTCGACGGCCACGCCGTCCTCGTCGGCCGCGAGAAGCTCCTCGACGAATGGGCCATGGCACTCCCGGCAGGCCTCAAGTCCGCGAAGGACACCGCCGAGAAGGCCGGCAAGACCGCGATCGCGGTGGCCTGGGACGGCGAGGCCCGCGCGGTCCTGGAGGTCGCCGACGCGGTGAAGGAGACCAGCGCCGAGGCCATCAAGCGGCTGCGCGCGCTCGGTCTGACGCCGATCCTGCTGACCGGTGACAACAAGGCGGTCGCGGAGGCCGTCGCCGCCGAGGTCGGCATCGACGAGGTCATCGCGGAGGTCATGCCGCAGGACAAGGTCGACGTCGTCAAGAAGCTGCAGGCGGAGGGTCGTTCGGTCGCCATGGTCGGCGACGGGGTCAACGACGCGGCCGCGCTCGCCCAGGCCGACCTCGGTCTGGCCATGGGCACCGGTACGGACGCCGCCATCGAGGCCGGCGACCTGACCCTGGTACGCGGAGACCTGCGGGCCGCGGCCGACGCCATCCGGCTCTCCCGCAAGACGCTCGGAACGATCCGCTCGAACCTCTTCTGGGCCTTCGCCTACAACGTGGCGGCCCTGCCGCTCGCCGCGGCCGGACTGCTCAACCCGATGATCGCGGGCGCGGCCATGGCCTTCTCCTCGGTCTTCGTGGTCGGCAACAGCCTGCGCCTGCGGGGCTTCCAGGCCGCCGACCGCTGA
- a CDS encoding metal-sensitive transcriptional regulator, with protein sequence MAGYGQHKEDIIRRLRRIEGQVRGVQRMVDEDVYCIDVLTQVSAINAALQSCAVALLDEHLSCCVTEAIAQGGDQAKEKVGEASKAIARLIRT encoded by the coding sequence GTGGCCGGTTACGGACAGCACAAGGAAGACATCATCAGACGCCTGCGCCGGATCGAGGGCCAGGTCAGGGGGGTGCAGCGGATGGTCGACGAGGACGTCTACTGCATCGACGTCCTCACCCAGGTCTCCGCGATCAACGCGGCCCTCCAGTCCTGCGCGGTGGCCCTGCTCGACGAGCACCTGAGCTGCTGCGTCACGGAGGCCATCGCGCAGGGCGGGGACCAGGCGAAGGAGAAGGTGGGCGAGGCGTCGAAGGCGATCGCCCGGCTGATCCGGACATGA
- a CDS encoding BlaI/MecI/CopY family transcriptional regulator, with product MRRLGELEAEIMDRLWAWQRPATVREVVDDINRGRRVAYTTVMTVADILHRKGWLRREKAGRAWLYEPVRSREEYTAGLMRDALGDSQDRPAALLRFVEVISDEDMDALDAALRAARGDHDPQPGGSGT from the coding sequence GTGCGCCGGCTGGGAGAGCTGGAGGCCGAGATCATGGACCGACTGTGGGCCTGGCAGCGGCCCGCCACGGTCCGCGAGGTCGTCGACGACATCAATCGAGGACGACGCGTCGCCTACACGACCGTGATGACGGTCGCCGACATCCTGCACCGCAAGGGCTGGCTCCGCCGCGAGAAGGCCGGCCGGGCCTGGCTGTACGAGCCCGTCCGCAGCCGCGAGGAGTACACCGCGGGCCTGATGCGGGACGCGCTCGGCGACAGCCAGGACCGCCCCGCCGCCCTCCTGCGGTTCGTGGAGGTCATCTCCGACGAGGACATGGACGCCCTCGACGCGGCCCTGCGCGCCGCCCGCGGCGACCACGACCCGCAGCCCGGCGGGAGCGGCACGTGA
- a CDS encoding M56 family metallopeptidase: MNVNHHVLVPLGLAVLTGFLVPWLLVRARWAQQAPRLALGVWAACGAAFAAATALLPAQLVLSGESSHRLADMMFAFQLPTVEELLNLDGRERFAFSLSLAVLSIPAAAFVRRLVRARRVRVRHAGVLRLVGRYDPALRATVLDDARPAVYCLPGRSRRVVVSSGAVDTLTPAQLAAALAHERAHITGRHHLLVAASEAFAAVFPRLPLARHGGGSVPLLLEMAADDRALRRCTRDALATALYALASGRAPKSAFAAGGPSAALRMRRILTPHSAGHPVLRGLSTIAAAGLAMAPLIVACCSFPG; this comes from the coding sequence GTGAACGTGAACCACCACGTCCTCGTCCCCCTCGGGCTCGCCGTGCTCACCGGCTTCCTCGTGCCCTGGCTGCTCGTCCGGGCGCGCTGGGCACAGCAGGCGCCCCGGCTCGCACTCGGCGTGTGGGCCGCCTGCGGCGCCGCCTTCGCCGCCGCGACCGCCCTGCTGCCCGCCCAGCTGGTCCTGTCGGGCGAGAGCAGCCACCGTCTGGCGGACATGATGTTCGCCTTCCAGCTACCCACGGTCGAGGAGCTCCTGAACCTCGACGGGCGCGAGCGGTTCGCCTTCTCGCTCTCCCTCGCCGTCCTGTCGATTCCCGCCGCCGCGTTCGTGCGCCGGCTGGTCAGGGCCCGCCGGGTGCGGGTGCGGCACGCGGGGGTGCTGCGGCTCGTCGGACGGTACGACCCCGCCCTGCGGGCCACCGTCCTCGATGACGCGCGGCCCGCCGTGTACTGCCTGCCGGGCCGTTCCCGCCGGGTCGTGGTCTCCTCGGGCGCGGTGGACACCCTCACCCCCGCCCAGCTCGCGGCGGCGCTCGCGCACGAGCGGGCGCACATCACGGGTCGGCACCATCTCCTCGTCGCCGCGTCGGAGGCCTTCGCGGCCGTCTTCCCGCGCCTCCCCCTCGCCCGGCACGGCGGGGGTTCCGTACCGCTGCTGCTCGAAATGGCCGCGGACGACCGGGCGTTGCGCCGATGTACGCGGGACGCGCTGGCCACAGCGCTGTACGCGCTCGCGTCGGGGCGGGCACCCAAGTCCGCCTTCGCCGCGGGCGGGCCCTCGGCGGCGCTGCGGATGCGGCGCATCCTCACTCCGCACAGCGCCGGACATCCCGTTCTGCGCGGCCTGTCGACCATCGCGGCCGCAGGGCTCGCGATGGCCCCCTTGATCGTCGCCTGCTGTTCCTTCCCCGGATAA
- a CDS encoding GNAT family N-acetyltransferase — translation MATDAEGTVVGVAAGGVPVPGEGEVYALAVASGSRRRGVGTALLAAATDRMRSFGARDQRVELPAETDPALPFYGHLGFTALSAKRWSRTL, via the coding sequence GTGGCCACCGACGCGGAGGGCACGGTCGTCGGCGTCGCCGCGGGCGGCGTCCCGGTCCCGGGCGAGGGCGAGGTGTACGCCCTGGCCGTGGCGTCCGGCTCCCGCCGCCGGGGCGTGGGTACGGCCCTGCTGGCGGCGGCCACGGACCGGATGCGGAGCTTCGGGGCCCGGGACCAGCGGGTGGAGCTCCCCGCGGAGACGGACCCGGCGCTGCCGTTCTACGGCCACCTCGGCTTCACCGCCCTCTCCGCCAAACGCTGGAGCCGCACGCTGTAG
- a CDS encoding SAM-dependent methyltransferase, with protein MHTPSGTSLPVVPAALAPVLPSRYGREHEPAPGAGVRVTSDTLPGLESVSSADESSVWLHDALLGPHSADIVRYLSLARSTGGPVLDLGSGAGRLAVPFARHGFAVEAVDRDASALERLDSWARRIGPQVAGLVVTHRTDLTELRLEGSYRLALLAGAMVTAVPPARRPELLREVASHLETGGALALDYTAHQLPGLIAEPQRTWAFQVPRFDGIDEWVVARQVFDLPSMSERITYYAVRTGKLSTERVVLTTDKWIVDPERLAAELHSAGLHVEGRRRHRIDDRTESVLLVCRTDD; from the coding sequence ATGCACACACCGAGCGGCACTTCCCTGCCCGTCGTGCCCGCAGCGCTCGCTCCGGTCCTGCCGTCCCGATACGGCCGGGAGCACGAGCCCGCTCCCGGGGCCGGCGTCCGGGTCACCTCGGACACCCTTCCCGGGCTCGAATCCGTCTCCTCCGCCGACGAGAGTTCCGTCTGGCTGCACGACGCCCTGCTCGGCCCGCACAGCGCGGACATCGTCCGGTACCTCAGCCTCGCCCGCTCCACCGGCGGACCCGTTCTGGACCTCGGCTCCGGCGCCGGGCGGCTCGCCGTCCCGTTCGCCCGGCACGGCTTCGCCGTGGAAGCCGTGGACCGGGACGCCTCGGCCCTGGAGCGCCTCGACAGCTGGGCCCGCCGGATCGGTCCGCAGGTGGCCGGTCTGGTCGTCACCCACCGGACGGACCTCACCGAGCTGCGGCTCGAAGGCAGCTACCGGCTCGCGCTGCTCGCGGGCGCGATGGTCACCGCCGTGCCCCCGGCGCGGCGGCCGGAGCTGCTGCGGGAGGTGGCGTCCCATCTGGAGACGGGCGGGGCGCTCGCCCTCGACTACACGGCGCACCAGCTGCCGGGGCTGATCGCGGAGCCGCAGCGGACCTGGGCGTTCCAGGTGCCGCGCTTCGACGGCATCGACGAGTGGGTGGTGGCCCGGCAGGTCTTCGACCTGCCGTCGATGAGCGAGCGGATCACGTACTACGCGGTCAGGACCGGGAAGCTGTCCACGGAGCGGGTCGTGCTGACCACCGACAAGTGGATCGTGGACCCCGAGCGGCTCGCGGCCGAGCTGCACTCGGCGGGGCTGCACGTCGAGGGTCGGCGGCGGCACCGGATCGACGACCGGACCGAGTCCGTGCTGCTCGTGTGCCGGACGGACGACTGA
- a CDS encoding Fur family transcriptional regulator: MAVVEELTGREAVIQRLRDVGLRVTGPRLEVLTVLAAGGHLDVEAITTTARERLGTLTSQAVYEMLRHFQETGLVSKFDRPGLPAVFEISGPAHQHALCTVCGRVENVAAAAPAPPKGALPKWRVEDAEVVFKGLCPDCRASAPAA; this comes from the coding sequence ATGGCAGTCGTGGAAGAGCTGACGGGCCGCGAGGCGGTGATCCAGCGCCTCCGCGACGTCGGGCTGCGGGTCACGGGCCCGCGCCTGGAGGTGCTCACGGTGCTCGCCGCCGGCGGCCATCTCGACGTCGAGGCGATCACCACGACCGCCCGCGAGCGGCTCGGCACGCTGACCAGCCAGGCCGTGTACGAGATGCTGCGGCACTTCCAGGAGACGGGCCTGGTCAGCAAGTTCGACCGGCCCGGCCTGCCCGCGGTCTTCGAGATCTCCGGACCGGCACACCAGCACGCGCTGTGCACGGTGTGCGGCCGCGTGGAGAACGTCGCGGCCGCCGCGCCCGCCCCGCCCAAGGGCGCCCTGCCGAAGTGGCGGGTGGAGGACGCGGAGGTCGTCTTCAAGGGCCTGTGCCCCGACTGCCGGGCGAGCGCCCCCGCCGCCTGA
- a CDS encoding helix-turn-helix domain-containing protein, with product MSRNAAVSRVGSEQALAVYQELRARPGTAFDEAADRLELTAEERERCREELASLGLTAPQDPSEPHTVQEPSAPDTPRGPSGPETPRDPESRARSAVPTVVDPDVALLRLLRRERDRLQDRLAATSRAHTALEALAGPFLRAGAAPRSEVEVEIVTDPQRVLRELTELTESVRTAVHVMHTGSVRREDMAAELDRDRRRADRGVRVRAMYSRRVGTVPEMTQHLAERAALGVELRLSPVVPMNMVLADENFALLPTDPHDPDSPTILARGPGLVRSYLALYEYCWQAAARYGEEPRESGGDGLSDQQRAALHMLASGIKDEQIARSLGVSLRTVSRLLSEVMQELGAASRFEAGVKAARLGLLDGEGSEQGV from the coding sequence GTGTCCAGAAACGCCGCCGTGTCCCGCGTGGGCAGCGAGCAGGCCCTCGCCGTCTACCAGGAACTCCGCGCCCGCCCCGGCACCGCCTTCGACGAGGCCGCGGACCGCCTGGAGCTCACCGCCGAAGAGCGGGAGCGATGTCGCGAGGAACTCGCCTCCTTAGGACTCACAGCCCCTCAGGACCCTTCGGAACCGCACACCGTTCAGGAGCCTTCGGCACCGGACACCCCTCGCGGCCCGTCGGGACCGGAGACCCCCCGGGACCCGGAGAGCCGCGCCCGCTCCGCCGTCCCCACCGTCGTCGACCCCGACGTCGCCCTGCTGCGGCTGCTGCGCCGGGAGCGTGACCGGCTCCAGGACCGGCTGGCCGCGACCAGCCGTGCGCACACCGCCCTCGAAGCGCTCGCCGGACCCTTCCTGCGCGCCGGGGCCGCCCCCCGCTCCGAGGTCGAGGTGGAGATCGTCACCGACCCGCAGCGGGTGCTGCGCGAGCTGACGGAGCTCACGGAGTCCGTCCGTACCGCCGTGCACGTCATGCACACCGGGTCCGTCCGGCGTGAGGACATGGCCGCCGAGCTGGACCGGGACCGCCGCCGGGCCGACCGGGGCGTGCGGGTCCGCGCCATGTACAGCCGACGGGTCGGCACCGTACCCGAGATGACCCAGCACCTGGCCGAACGGGCCGCGCTCGGGGTGGAGCTGCGCCTCTCCCCCGTCGTCCCGATGAACATGGTCCTCGCCGACGAGAACTTCGCCCTGCTGCCGACCGACCCGCACGACCCGGACTCGCCCACCATCCTGGCCCGCGGCCCCGGCCTCGTCCGCTCCTACCTCGCGCTCTACGAGTACTGCTGGCAGGCGGCCGCCCGGTACGGCGAGGAGCCCCGCGAGAGCGGTGGCGACGGACTGTCCGACCAGCAGCGGGCCGCGCTGCACATGCTGGCCTCCGGGATCAAGGACGAACAGATCGCACGGAGCCTCGGGGTCTCGCTCCGGACGGTCAGCCGGCTCCTCTCGGAGGTCATGCAGGAACTGGGCGCGGCGAGCCGCTTCGAGGCCGGGGTGAAGGCGGCCCGGCTCGGCCTGCTCGACGGCGAGGGATCCGAACAGGGGGTCTAG
- a CDS encoding helix-turn-helix transcriptional regulator codes for MVTAGDGIGEDTTEVLLAVYQELRRRGVSDFEEVRRELGLAPEEYERCRGELLTLGLIVPTGQAHATIAAVQDGSWRSETDTVAAIDPEIALLRLLERERERLREHLAEADEAYSTLEILAGSYLRAEALTRAEAHVEALTDYRRIQQAIEDITDVMQESSAALHPGTPGRQNPDRMLDRDRRQIANGVRVRAIYGRQEATDPEMEKFLGQRAELGVEIRLAPVVPMNLIIADQQFALVPIRPEEPGEGAILARGSALVRPYLSLYEHCWHTATPYGNETTAEAGGDGLSEQQRAALLMLASGMKDERIARTLGVSLRTVSRMISELMQELGATSRFEAGARAVRLGWLD; via the coding sequence ATGGTCACTGCGGGCGACGGCATCGGGGAGGACACGACCGAAGTCCTCCTTGCCGTGTACCAGGAGCTGCGCCGCCGGGGCGTCTCGGACTTCGAGGAGGTCCGCAGGGAACTCGGGCTCGCTCCGGAGGAGTACGAGCGATGTCGCGGCGAACTCCTCACCCTGGGCCTGATCGTGCCGACGGGGCAGGCGCACGCCACCATCGCCGCCGTGCAGGACGGCAGTTGGCGCTCCGAGACGGACACGGTCGCGGCGATCGACCCGGAGATCGCGCTGCTGCGGCTCCTGGAGCGTGAGCGGGAGCGGCTGCGGGAGCACCTGGCGGAGGCGGACGAGGCGTACAGCACTCTGGAGATCCTCGCGGGTTCCTATCTGCGGGCCGAGGCGCTCACCCGGGCGGAGGCGCACGTCGAGGCGCTGACCGACTACCGCAGGATCCAGCAGGCCATCGAGGACATCACCGATGTGATGCAGGAGAGTTCGGCCGCGCTGCACCCGGGGACGCCGGGGCGGCAGAACCCGGACCGGATGCTCGACCGGGACCGGCGGCAGATCGCCAACGGGGTGCGGGTGCGGGCCATCTACGGCCGGCAGGAGGCCACGGACCCGGAGATGGAGAAGTTCCTGGGGCAGCGGGCGGAGCTGGGTGTGGAGATCCGCCTGGCGCCCGTCGTCCCGATGAACCTGATCATCGCCGACCAGCAGTTCGCCCTGGTGCCGATCCGCCCCGAGGAGCCGGGCGAGGGCGCGATCCTGGCGCGGGGCAGCGCGCTCGTGCGGCCGTATCTGAGTCTGTACGAGCACTGCTGGCACACGGCGACGCCGTACGGGAACGAGACGACCGCGGAGGCCGGGGGCGACGGCCTCTCGGAGCAGCAGCGTGCGGCGCTGCTCATGCTGGCCTCGGGGATGAAGGACGAGCGGATCGCGCGGACGCTCGGGGTGTCGCTGCGGACGGTCAGCCGGATGATTTCGGAGCTGATGCAGGAGCTGGGCGCGACGAGCCGTTTCGAGGCGGGGGCGCGTGCGGTGCGGCTCGGCTGGCTGGACTGA
- the mshA gene encoding D-inositol-3-phosphate glycosyltransferase, which produces MLSVHTSPLHQPGTGDAGGMNVYMVELSRALAEQGAEVDLFTRCRGEGLPPLVELAPGVRVRHLHAGPREALPKEAMPDLVVPFSLALLKEERRYDLVHSHYWLSGQAGRIASVGWRIPLVHTAHTLARVKNASLAAGDTPEPELRVRGEYQVVGAADRLIANTADEAEALRSLYGAEGERTEVVRPGVDLRTFHPGDGRAAARARLGLPADAFVPLYAGRIQPLKGPDVLVRAVAELLRDSPDLRRRLLVPVVGGHSGATREGTAWQLAGELGVTDVLRSCPPVPQERLADWFRAADVLVVPSRSESFGLVALEAQACGTPVLAAAVGGLPTAVWDGVTGLLVHGHDPSEYARRLRWLAAHPEAVETMGEAAVRHAHGMSWRASAERTVEVYRGALAETRRPVLFGGDRVVGQGRRHAPAPTAPLSWRNEKAVAQV; this is translated from the coding sequence ATGCTCAGCGTCCACACCTCCCCGCTCCACCAGCCCGGGACGGGGGACGCCGGCGGGATGAACGTCTACATGGTCGAGCTGTCCCGTGCCCTGGCCGAACAGGGCGCGGAGGTCGATCTGTTCACCCGCTGCCGGGGCGAGGGCCTGCCGCCGCTCGTCGAACTCGCCCCCGGTGTGCGGGTCCGGCATCTGCACGCGGGGCCGCGCGAGGCGCTGCCGAAGGAGGCCATGCCGGATCTGGTGGTGCCGTTCTCGCTGGCCCTGCTCAAGGAGGAGCGGCGCTACGACCTGGTCCACTCGCACTACTGGCTCTCCGGGCAGGCGGGCCGGATCGCCTCGGTGGGCTGGCGGATCCCGCTGGTGCACACCGCGCACACGCTGGCCCGGGTGAAGAACGCCTCGCTCGCCGCCGGCGACACCCCCGAGCCGGAGCTGCGGGTGCGGGGTGAGTACCAGGTGGTGGGCGCCGCCGACCGGCTGATCGCGAACACGGCCGACGAGGCGGAGGCACTGCGCTCGCTGTACGGGGCGGAGGGGGAGCGGACCGAGGTCGTACGCCCCGGGGTCGATCTGCGGACCTTCCACCCGGGCGACGGGCGGGCGGCGGCGCGGGCCCGGCTGGGGCTTCCGGCGGACGCGTTCGTGCCGTTGTACGCGGGGCGCATCCAGCCGTTGAAGGGCCCGGACGTGCTCGTGCGGGCGGTGGCCGAGCTGCTGCGGGACTCTCCCGACCTGCGCCGCCGGCTTCTGGTGCCGGTGGTGGGAGGGCATTCGGGCGCGACCCGTGAGGGGACGGCCTGGCAGCTCGCCGGGGAGCTGGGGGTGACCGATGTGCTGCGGTCCTGCCCGCCCGTGCCGCAGGAGCGGCTCGCGGACTGGTTCCGGGCGGCGGACGTCCTGGTGGTGCCCTCGCGCAGTGAGTCCTTCGGTCTGGTGGCCCTTGAGGCGCAGGCCTGTGGGACTCCGGTGCTCGCGGCGGCGGTCGGCGGGCTTCCGACGGCGGTGTGGGACGGGGTGACGGGGCTTCTGGTGCACGGTCACGATCCGTCGGAGTACGCGCGGCGGCTGCGCTGGCTCGCGGCGCACCCGGAGGCGGTGGAGACGATGGGGGAGGCGGCGGTGCGCCATGCGCACGGGATGAGCTGGCGTGCATCGGCCGAGCGGACCGTCGAGGTGTACCGGGGGGCGCTGGCGGAGACGCGCCGGCCGGTGCTCTTCGGTGGGGATCGGGTGGTGGGGCAGGGGCGGCGGCACGCCCCTGCCCCGACGGCCCCTCTCTCCTGGAGGAACGAGAAGGCCGTAGCACAAGTCTAG